A part of Desulfobacter sp. genomic DNA contains:
- the atpG gene encoding ATP synthase F1 subunit gamma: protein MANLKEVQSKIVSVKKTKQITSAMKMVATSRLRGAQNAMEAFMPYASKFAEVLGSIAGKAGEDASPLLVPKEEVKKVALLLCTSDRGLCGGFNINLIDKAEKMLKSELEGKEVSFVCFGKKGRDWAAKQELAIADEYIGVVGGNVEFSVASGSGQTLIDSFLEGAVDEVYLIYSEFQGMAKQIPTVKQILPIPSLNDMVGEEQEADADAPFLPEHICEPSSDALLGEMLPKNIFIQIYDALLQTSTSEHAARMRAMENATKACEDMVGELQMLFNKTRQAAITADLMDIVGGAEALKG from the coding sequence ATGGCAAACTTAAAAGAAGTACAATCGAAAATAGTCTCTGTAAAAAAGACTAAACAGATTACCTCTGCCATGAAAATGGTCGCCACTTCAAGATTGCGCGGTGCCCAGAACGCCATGGAGGCATTTATGCCCTATGCCTCCAAATTTGCGGAAGTTCTGGGTTCCATTGCCGGCAAGGCCGGTGAGGATGCCTCACCCCTTCTGGTGCCTAAAGAAGAAGTTAAAAAGGTGGCCCTGCTCCTCTGTACCTCGGACAGAGGGCTGTGTGGCGGTTTTAATATCAATTTGATTGATAAAGCTGAAAAAATGCTCAAATCTGAGCTTGAAGGCAAGGAAGTCTCCTTTGTTTGCTTCGGCAAAAAAGGGCGCGACTGGGCCGCAAAGCAGGAGCTTGCAATTGCCGATGAATACATCGGGGTTGTGGGCGGCAATGTGGAATTCTCAGTGGCTTCCGGCTCAGGCCAGACACTGATTGACAGTTTCCTTGAAGGAGCTGTTGATGAAGTATATCTGATTTACTCTGAATTCCAGGGTATGGCAAAACAGATCCCCACAGTGAAACAGATCCTTCCCATTCCGTCCCTGAACGACATGGTGGGAGAAGAACAAGAGGCTGACGCCGATGCACCCTTCCTTCCGGAACACATCTGCGAACCTTCCTCTGATGCACTGCTGGGTGAAATGCTGCCCAAGAACATTTTCATTCAGATATATGACGCACTGCTTCAGACCTCAACCTCTGAACATGCCGCCCGTATGCGGGCCATGGAAAATGCCACCAAGGCATGTGAGGACATGGTTGGCGAACTGCAGATGCTCTTCAATAAAACCCGTCAGGCAGCCATTACGGCAGACCTCATGGATATTGTGGGCGGTGCTGAAGCACTTAAAGGGTAA
- the atpD gene encoding F0F1 ATP synthase subunit beta, with the protein MAENIGKISQVLGAVVDVEFEPGKLPPVLTALTVTNPTIGDMEDNLVIEVAQHLGDNVVRCIGMDVTDGLQRGMVVKDTGAPIMMPVGEASLGRVLNVVGRPVDGLGDISMEKTLPIHRHAPAFTEQDTSVRVLETGVKVIDLLVPFPRGGKMGMFGGAGVGKTVIMMEMVNNIAMQHGGISVFAGVGERTREGNDLYHEMKDSGVLPKCALVYGQMTEPPGARARVALSGLTCAEYFRDQEGQDVLLFVDNIFRFTQAGAEVSATLGRMPSAVGYQPTLAVDMGELQERITSTDKGSITAVQCVYVPADDLTDPAPATTFGHLDGTVVLSRQIAELGIYPAVDPLDSTSRILDAAYIGEEHYNVARVVQQTLQKYKELQDIIAILGMDELSDEDKTTVQRARKLQKFLSQPFHVAETFTGMAGIFVKVEDTVRSFKEIIEGKHDDLPENAFYMVGAIEDAIEKAKA; encoded by the coding sequence ATGGCTGAAAATATAGGTAAAATTTCACAGGTTCTCGGCGCTGTCGTTGACGTTGAGTTTGAACCTGGCAAACTTCCTCCGGTACTTACCGCTCTGACCGTAACCAACCCCACCATCGGGGACATGGAAGACAACCTGGTAATCGAGGTTGCCCAGCACCTGGGCGACAATGTTGTCCGCTGCATCGGCATGGACGTAACCGACGGCCTCCAGAGGGGCATGGTTGTAAAAGACACCGGCGCTCCCATTATGATGCCCGTCGGCGAAGCTTCCCTGGGCCGGGTTCTCAACGTTGTGGGCCGCCCCGTTGACGGCCTGGGCGACATCTCCATGGAAAAAACCCTTCCCATCCACAGACATGCGCCTGCTTTTACCGAGCAGGACACCTCTGTCCGGGTACTGGAAACCGGCGTAAAGGTTATCGACCTTCTGGTTCCCTTCCCCCGTGGCGGTAAAATGGGCATGTTCGGCGGCGCCGGTGTTGGCAAGACCGTTATCATGATGGAAATGGTTAACAACATCGCCATGCAGCACGGCGGTATCTCCGTATTTGCAGGCGTTGGTGAAAGAACCCGTGAAGGCAACGACCTTTATCACGAGATGAAGGACTCCGGCGTACTTCCCAAGTGTGCCCTGGTTTACGGTCAGATGACTGAACCTCCCGGAGCCCGTGCCCGTGTAGCCCTTTCCGGCCTGACCTGCGCGGAATACTTCCGTGATCAAGAAGGCCAGGACGTGCTGCTCTTCGTTGACAACATCTTCCGTTTCACCCAGGCCGGTGCAGAGGTGTCTGCAACCCTGGGTCGTATGCCTTCTGCCGTTGGTTACCAGCCGACTCTGGCGGTTGACATGGGCGAACTGCAGGAACGTATTACCTCCACTGACAAAGGTTCCATCACTGCTGTCCAGTGCGTATACGTACCTGCCGACGACTTGACTGACCCCGCGCCCGCCACCACCTTCGGCCATCTGGACGGTACCGTTGTACTTTCCCGTCAGATCGCCGAGCTGGGTATCTACCCGGCTGTGGATCCGCTTGACTCCACCTCCAGAATCCTGGATGCCGCCTACATTGGTGAAGAGCATTACAATGTAGCCCGGGTTGTTCAGCAGACCCTGCAGAAATACAAAGAACTTCAGGATATCATCGCCATCCTCGGTATGGACGAGCTGTCCGACGAAGACAAGACTACCGTACAGCGGGCCAGAAAGCTTCAGAAGTTCCTGTCCCAGCCTTTCCATGTTGCTGAAACATTCACCGGTATGGCCGGTATCTTCGTAAAGGTTGAAGACACAGTTAGATCATTCAAGGAAATTATTGAAGGTAAACATGATGATCTGCCTGAGAACGCTTTCTACATGGTAGGTGCCATCGAAGACGCCATCGAGAAAGCCAAAGCTTAA
- the atpC gene encoding ATP synthase F1 subunit epsilon — protein MADKLFLEVVTPQKAVVSEEVEMVVAPGTEGEFGALKGHTTFLTSLKEGTVRYKDTAGKEHSITVSGGFAEVLPDKVTILAESAVSQ, from the coding sequence ATGGCTGATAAACTATTTCTTGAAGTAGTTACACCACAAAAGGCAGTGGTCAGTGAAGAAGTGGAGATGGTGGTTGCACCGGGTACCGAAGGTGAATTCGGTGCCCTCAAGGGCCACACCACTTTCCTGACCTCCCTGAAGGAAGGGACTGTCCGGTATAAAGACACCGCAGGTAAGGAGCATTCCATTACTGTCAGCGGCGGCTTTGCAGAAGTATTGCCGGATAAAGTGACCATTCTGGCAGAATCTGCCGTAAGCCAATAG
- a CDS encoding NTP transferase domain-containing protein has protein sequence MDDVAIIILAAGKGTRMKSNLAKVLHPVAGKSMVNHVIEAAKGVSPHHIHVVVGHQADAVKKQISRSHRVCYAMQRELLGTGDAVKAAIPDLGDKVSSVVVLCGDVPLICAATIDKLVRTHISSNAHLTLLAVTVNEPKGYGRIILDSRGGLVAVREEADASDVEKTIQLVNSGIYCFNRNFLENGIKLIGTNNNQAEYYLTDLVEIAASQHAVTRVLAIDDSDQVMGVNTLEQLGHAEKLFMERQNELP, from the coding sequence ATGGATGATGTTGCAATAATCATTCTGGCAGCCGGGAAAGGCACCCGGATGAAATCCAATCTGGCCAAGGTGCTTCACCCTGTTGCCGGAAAGAGCATGGTGAATCATGTGATTGAGGCTGCCAAGGGGGTGTCGCCGCATCATATTCACGTTGTGGTTGGACATCAGGCCGACGCGGTTAAAAAGCAAATCTCCAGATCCCATCGGGTCTGCTATGCCATGCAGAGGGAGTTGCTGGGAACCGGTGATGCCGTAAAGGCCGCCATCCCAGACCTTGGCGATAAGGTGTCAAGTGTTGTGGTGCTCTGCGGGGATGTTCCCCTCATCTGTGCCGCGACTATTGATAAGTTGGTTCGTACCCATATCTCGTCCAATGCGCATCTTACTCTTCTGGCGGTGACGGTAAATGAGCCAAAAGGATATGGCCGCATCATTTTGGACAGCCGGGGAGGCCTTGTGGCGGTCCGGGAAGAAGCCGATGCCAGCGACGTTGAAAAAACGATACAACTGGTCAATTCAGGCATCTATTGTTTTAACCGCAATTTCCTTGAAAACGGTATTAAATTGATCGGAACCAATAATAATCAAGCCGAATATTATTTGACGGACCTGGTGGAAATAGCCGCCTCGCAACACGCCGTCACCCGTGTTCTGGCAATTGATGATTCAGATCAGGTGATGGGGGTAAATACCCTGGAACAACTGGGCCATGCGGAAAAACTCTTCATGGAAAGGCAAAATGAATTACCTTGA
- a CDS encoding cell division protein ZapA, translated as MDEIVKIELFGEEFKFKPDTGQRINPGIVAEHVKEYIKEAEGAFQNKTTGKNKMAILLLAAMNLSKDFNELKLQYSELESDVEKRISSLLKKIDEEIE; from the coding sequence TTGGATGAAATTGTTAAAATTGAGCTTTTCGGGGAAGAATTTAAATTCAAGCCGGACACCGGCCAGAGGATCAACCCCGGAATCGTTGCAGAACATGTAAAGGAATACATTAAGGAAGCGGAAGGAGCGTTCCAGAATAAAACCACCGGTAAAAATAAAATGGCCATTTTACTTCTTGCTGCCATGAATTTATCTAAGGATTTTAACGAACTAAAGCTTCAGTATTCCGAACTTGAAAGCGATGTTGAAAAGAGAATTTCATCCTTATTGAAAAAAATAGATGAGGAAATTGAATAA
- the rny gene encoding ribonuclease Y, translating into MDLMVMLASILVVLLGGSAVAFFIIKKKVTLENLNIEEEQKRIVEEAGRKAETLLKEAKLEARSRLLEMKSTFDTETEETRRELKKEERRLAKKSEKLDRVEDQFSRREQEISRNESESRKKLETATRREEQYKNLLEETKRELEKVSGLTLDEAKELLLKAMEDEAKHEGAKLIKKITSEAREKADKEAKKIISTAVQRYAGDYVAERTVSVVHLPGDEMKGRIIGREGRNIRALEAATGIDLIIDDTPEAVILSGFNPVRREVARLSLEKLISDGRIHPARIEDVVERAGEEVEAAIKEAGEQAAFDLGVHGIDPELIKVLGKLKFRTSYAQNVLQHSVEVAFLSGVIAAELGLNIKLAKRMGLLHDIGKAVDHEVDGAHAIIGAKLAKKYGEIEGVVNAIASHHEDRMPETVYDFIVQAADALSGARPGARKESLENYVKRLEDLENIANGFDGVTNTYAIQAGREIRVITESEKINDEDAVLLSRDIARQIEENLTFPGQVKVVVIRETRAVEYTKK; encoded by the coding sequence ATGGACCTTATGGTGATGCTCGCATCAATACTGGTTGTCCTTCTTGGCGGTTCTGCCGTCGCCTTTTTCATCATTAAAAAAAAGGTGACCCTGGAAAATCTTAATATAGAAGAAGAACAGAAGCGGATAGTTGAGGAGGCCGGCCGTAAAGCCGAAACTCTTCTTAAAGAGGCTAAGCTCGAAGCCCGTTCAAGACTGCTGGAAATGAAAAGCACTTTTGATACAGAGACCGAGGAGACCCGGAGGGAGCTTAAAAAGGAAGAACGGCGATTGGCCAAAAAGAGTGAAAAGCTAGACCGTGTTGAAGATCAGTTTTCAAGGCGAGAACAAGAAATTTCAAGGAATGAATCAGAATCCCGTAAGAAGCTGGAGACGGCGACCCGCAGGGAGGAGCAATATAAGAATTTACTTGAGGAGACCAAGCGTGAGCTTGAGAAAGTTTCCGGCCTCACTTTAGACGAGGCAAAAGAACTTCTGCTTAAGGCCATGGAGGATGAAGCAAAGCATGAAGGGGCCAAGCTGATCAAAAAAATTACCAGCGAAGCCCGGGAAAAGGCGGATAAAGAGGCCAAGAAAATTATCTCCACAGCGGTCCAGCGCTATGCAGGGGATTATGTGGCCGAGCGGACCGTTTCTGTTGTTCATCTGCCCGGTGATGAAATGAAAGGCCGGATTATCGGCAGGGAAGGGCGGAATATCAGGGCGCTTGAAGCTGCTACCGGTATTGATCTTATCATCGATGATACTCCTGAAGCCGTTATCCTGTCAGGATTTAACCCGGTCCGCCGGGAGGTTGCAAGGCTCTCTCTTGAAAAACTGATTTCCGACGGGCGTATCCATCCTGCACGCATTGAGGATGTGGTCGAACGGGCCGGGGAGGAGGTCGAGGCCGCCATAAAAGAGGCGGGCGAGCAGGCAGCCTTTGATCTTGGCGTTCACGGTATTGATCCTGAACTGATCAAGGTGCTGGGCAAACTAAAGTTCAGAACCTCCTATGCACAGAATGTCCTCCAGCATTCCGTTGAAGTGGCATTCCTATCCGGTGTTATTGCTGCTGAACTGGGACTCAATATAAAGCTGGCCAAGCGGATGGGGCTGCTCCATGATATCGGTAAGGCCGTGGATCATGAAGTTGACGGTGCCCATGCCATTATCGGTGCCAAGCTGGCCAAAAAGTACGGTGAAATTGAAGGTGTGGTCAATGCAATTGCCTCACACCATGAAGACCGGATGCCTGAAACTGTATACGATTTCATCGTTCAGGCGGCGGATGCATTGTCCGGTGCCCGGCCCGGCGCAAGGAAGGAAAGCCTTGAAAATTATGTGAAACGCTTGGAAGATCTTGAAAACATTGCCAACGGGTTTGACGGCGTAACCAATACTTACGCAATCCAGGCCGGGCGTGAGATTCGAGTGATTACTGAAAGTGAAAAAATTAACGACGAAGACGCCGTACTCCTTTCCAGGGATATTGCGCGTCAGATTGAAGAAAATCTGACCTTTCCCGGCCAGGTTAAGGTCGTTGTCATACGTGAAACCAGAGCAGTTGAATACACAAAGAAATAA
- a CDS encoding tyrosine--tRNA ligase produces MSVLSVLKERGFVEATTHTEELEDYLENNRATCYIGFDPTASSLHVGSLVCIMALAHMQRHGHRPIALVGGGTGMIGDPSGKTELRKVITVEEIEENKAGIRGQLERFIDFSDDKALLVDNGDWLNNLKYIPFLRDVGRHFSVNRMIKAESYKARMEAEDGLTFIEFNYMLLQSYDFMCLSRDYDCFLQMGGSDQWGNIVAGINLVRKMTGKQAYGITFPLITTAAGIKMGKTHKGAVWLDPERFSPYEYYQFWVNSDDADVARFLALFTFLPMEEIETVNSLEGADLNKAKTILAYEATKIAHGEDEAIKSLKAAASVFGSIDVPEGLLPSATIPRGTHSAGKDESVPASEYIKTDVIGAKPVVDLFCETELCKSKSDARRLVKQGGAYINGERLSAFDQLVSEADVEGDEILLRAGKKKYHKIILK; encoded by the coding sequence ATGAGTGTTTTATCGGTACTTAAAGAGCGCGGATTTGTAGAGGCAACGACGCATACAGAGGAACTTGAAGACTATCTGGAGAACAATAGGGCGACTTGTTACATCGGGTTTGATCCTACCGCATCCAGTCTCCATGTCGGCAGTCTGGTCTGTATCATGGCTCTGGCCCATATGCAGCGCCACGGGCATCGGCCCATAGCCCTTGTGGGCGGCGGAACAGGCATGATAGGCGATCCGTCCGGGAAAACCGAGTTGCGAAAGGTGATCACAGTCGAAGAGATTGAGGAAAACAAAGCCGGCATCCGGGGGCAGTTGGAACGGTTTATTGATTTTTCCGATGACAAGGCATTGCTCGTGGATAACGGCGACTGGCTCAATAATTTGAAATACATCCCTTTTTTACGGGATGTCGGACGTCATTTTTCCGTCAACCGGATGATCAAGGCCGAGAGTTACAAGGCGCGCATGGAGGCTGAAGACGGCCTGACGTTTATCGAGTTTAACTATATGCTGCTGCAGTCCTATGACTTTATGTGTTTGAGCCGGGATTACGACTGCTTTCTCCAGATGGGGGGCAGCGACCAGTGGGGCAATATTGTTGCCGGCATTAACCTGGTCCGGAAGATGACCGGAAAACAGGCCTACGGCATAACCTTTCCGCTGATCACCACGGCAGCCGGCATTAAAATGGGTAAGACCCACAAAGGAGCTGTCTGGCTGGATCCAGAACGGTTCTCTCCCTACGAGTACTACCAGTTCTGGGTCAATTCAGATGATGCCGATGTGGCCCGTTTTCTGGCACTATTTACTTTTCTTCCCATGGAAGAGATAGAAACGGTCAATTCCCTTGAAGGGGCTGATTTAAACAAAGCCAAAACCATCCTCGCCTATGAGGCCACCAAGATAGCCCATGGGGAAGATGAGGCAATTAAATCACTCAAAGCAGCAGCTTCAGTCTTCGGTTCCATCGACGTACCTGAAGGGCTTCTGCCCTCAGCTACCATTCCCAGGGGAACCCATTCAGCAGGGAAGGATGAGTCCGTTCCTGCAAGCGAGTATATAAAAACGGATGTGATTGGGGCAAAGCCTGTTGTGGACTTGTTTTGCGAGACTGAACTTTGTAAATCAAAATCCGATGCCCGCCGCCTTGTTAAACAGGGGGGGGCATACATAAACGGCGAACGCCTATCTGCCTTTGACCAGCTGGTATCTGAAGCCGATGTGGAAGGTGATGAGATTCTACTTCGGGCAGGCAAAAAAAAGTATCATAAAATAATTTTAAAATAG
- a CDS encoding roadblock/LC7 domain-containing protein: MYNKNQLNAIDNAIKNHLIATGVDHVIYMDMSGNAIAKHDNGKTALDSTAFAALAAGNFAAVDAMAKLVGESEFSLLFHKGEKSSIHFSKVDNETLLISMFNKDISLGIVRLKAAEAIKEILQALSSEE, translated from the coding sequence ATGTATAATAAAAATCAATTAAATGCCATAGATAACGCCATTAAGAACCATCTTATCGCTACTGGGGTTGACCATGTTATTTACATGGACATGAGCGGGAATGCCATCGCCAAACATGACAACGGCAAAACTGCACTTGACTCCACTGCATTTGCCGCTCTTGCTGCTGGGAATTTCGCAGCAGTGGATGCAATGGCAAAACTGGTTGGAGAGTCTGAGTTCTCCCTTTTATTTCATAAAGGTGAAAAATCCAGTATCCATTTCAGCAAAGTGGATAACGAGACCTTACTGATCTCAATGTTTAACAAGGATATTTCACTGGGAATCGTGAGGCTGAAAGCCGCCGAGGCAATTAAAGAAATATTGCAGGCTCTCTCATCTGAGGAATAA
- a CDS encoding GTPase domain-containing protein, with product MALINVKTREVQIKLVYYGPGRGGKTTNLEYINQKYREQIKTEMVSLKTHDDRTLFFDFLPFDVGQIKGFDVTIQLYTVPGQVKYNATRRLVLRGVDGIVFVADVQKNQRKKNIESLNQLYENLQTYNLDLFKIPLVMQYNKIDLRKTDTPTLSSQTLQKDLNGLLKVPAFEANAVNGGNVIPTLKKIISMTLGSIQDQIF from the coding sequence TTGGCGCTCATCAATGTAAAAACCAGAGAAGTCCAGATTAAGCTTGTCTATTATGGACCGGGCAGAGGCGGAAAAACCACTAATCTGGAATACATCAACCAGAAATACCGCGAGCAGATCAAAACAGAGATGGTCAGCCTAAAGACCCACGACGACCGGACTTTGTTTTTTGATTTTCTTCCCTTTGATGTCGGGCAAATAAAGGGGTTCGATGTTACCATACAATTGTACACTGTTCCTGGGCAGGTGAAGTACAATGCCACCAGGAGGCTTGTCCTCAGGGGCGTCGATGGAATCGTATTTGTAGCAGACGTTCAAAAAAACCAGCGGAAAAAAAATATTGAATCGTTGAACCAACTCTATGAAAATCTTCAGACCTATAATTTGGATCTTTTCAAGATACCGCTGGTGATGCAGTATAACAAAATTGACCTAAGAAAAACCGATACCCCTACTTTGTCATCGCAAACCCTGCAAAAGGATCTGAACGGGCTGCTGAAAGTTCCGGCTTTTGAGGCCAATGCCGTAAACGGAGGGAATGTGATTCCAACTTTAAAAAAGATCATATCAATGACCCTCGGATCTATTCAGGATCAGATATTCTAA
- a CDS encoding roadblock/LC7 domain-containing protein translates to MRMAEVLSNVKRINGVDGYILLDGKGNILAHNDDMKAPEKLSRMVYFCGRKLSVIGKKYFKYASFSRQNNRNVLIFPVGNYYLGVIKQTGIRNFRAASAVMEFLDVLVGKSD, encoded by the coding sequence ATGAGAATGGCCGAGGTATTATCCAATGTCAAACGGATCAACGGAGTTGACGGTTACATCCTGTTGGACGGAAAGGGGAATATCCTTGCCCATAATGACGATATGAAAGCGCCTGAGAAATTATCAAGGATGGTTTATTTCTGTGGTCGCAAGCTTTCAGTTATTGGGAAAAAATATTTTAAATATGCGTCTTTTTCCCGTCAAAACAACAGGAATGTTTTGATATTTCCTGTTGGTAATTATTATCTCGGAGTGATAAAACAAACAGGTATCAGGAATTTTAGGGCGGCTTCGGCTGTCATGGAGTTTCTGGATGTCCTTGTTGGAAAATCAGATTAA
- a CDS encoding DUF4388 domain-containing protein has translation MNLQGDFEGLTLASILQLLCNDQKTGILTVTRGKDKSKVYFDQGTIVYATAAVKQARLGFLLRNDGIISVQQLQKCLSFAKAENLHLGKVLVEKGYISLDTLKKYNTKQVEAILYDLLFWEKGIFGYRDAKLNLKNMIVTQLNPMKLILEASRRIDELSVLRKVIPSDKLVFKMSGKVKSKEEIKLNANEWRVLSLIDGSRTVRQIIRESSYDEFAVYKILYSVISSGLIEQKEEVQLENGDNEEYLTAVVTVFSDILSTIKKTISEELGERTETLFLESEANLNDQLQKVFKYFNPDNPKNKNLEAIEKGLDSIDLAEDPKEFIISGFVSYCEQILRKIGELLGVQPIAAAMDDIEKILGYIRQYQAGSKIKDRIVTDMKTLIKTIESEFNINKDKPKKGLFSLFS, from the coding sequence ATGAATCTTCAAGGAGATTTTGAAGGCTTAACACTTGCCAGTATTCTTCAGTTGCTTTGCAACGACCAAAAGACAGGCATATTAACCGTAACCAGGGGCAAGGATAAAAGCAAAGTCTATTTTGATCAAGGAACCATTGTCTATGCAACCGCGGCGGTAAAACAGGCACGGCTGGGATTTCTGCTGAGAAATGACGGTATTATTTCAGTCCAGCAACTGCAGAAATGCCTCTCCTTTGCCAAGGCGGAAAATCTTCATCTGGGAAAAGTCCTGGTGGAAAAAGGGTATATCTCTTTAGATACACTGAAAAAATATAATACCAAACAGGTTGAGGCCATCCTGTATGATCTTCTCTTCTGGGAAAAGGGGATATTCGGATACAGGGATGCCAAACTGAACCTGAAAAACATGATCGTTACCCAGCTCAATCCCATGAAACTCATTCTTGAAGCCTCCAGACGAATTGACGAACTCTCGGTTTTGCGAAAGGTCATTCCATCAGATAAACTGGTTTTCAAAATGTCGGGGAAAGTCAAGAGTAAAGAAGAGATAAAGCTCAATGCAAACGAATGGCGGGTCTTATCCCTGATAGACGGTTCACGCACTGTCCGTCAAATCATCCGGGAAAGCAGTTATGATGAATTCGCCGTTTATAAAATCCTCTATTCGGTGATCTCCTCTGGCCTGATTGAACAGAAAGAGGAAGTCCAGTTGGAAAACGGCGATAATGAAGAGTATCTGACAGCTGTTGTCACCGTTTTCAGCGACATCCTTTCAACAATAAAGAAAACCATCTCCGAAGAATTGGGGGAACGGACCGAGACCTTGTTCCTGGAGAGTGAAGCCAATCTCAACGACCAGCTTCAAAAGGTGTTTAAATATTTCAATCCGGACAATCCCAAAAACAAAAACCTTGAGGCCATTGAAAAGGGGCTGGATAGCATCGACCTGGCAGAAGACCCCAAAGAATTCATCATTTCAGGTTTTGTGAGCTATTGCGAACAGATATTGAGGAAAATCGGAGAACTCCTTGGCGTCCAGCCGATAGCCGCAGCCATGGACGACATTGAAAAAATCCTGGGGTACATCCGGCAATACCAGGCCGGTTCAAAGATAAAGGACAGGATTGTCACCGATATGAAAACATTGATAAAAACAATTGAATCTGAATTCAATATCAATAAAGATAAGCCCAAAAAAGGATTGTTCTCTTTATTTTCCTAA
- a CDS encoding response regulator, with translation MLNLLLFTNDPGLQDEARKAITGKTYALVTAPNYQEAVGILGHVFISMVVVDFNLSRIKCTALLEHVQEHYPDIPVIALSSTPLDQEDLPRNISASYMGSPFVSKDLQQIIEAEIRNLISGGTISNVSPPSLAQLLEMEGKSCILRIFEKKAKAGGLLVFRAGKLIDSRFGGFKPIEAACRILAWDEADIYIQNKEYPVEDRINLDLKSIIVRSVHMKDEGQTAVAQQPPPAARQPKSQPKEAFPKNLGSFLDKHLDNRSGIVKVGYDAHAEELLRDVRDLGPLFELGRLRLICADDGAENGLFVDGPVPTTVTLSAQSPLEKITLLITRFLDII, from the coding sequence ATGCTGAATTTACTTTTATTCACCAATGATCCCGGCCTTCAGGATGAAGCCCGAAAGGCCATAACCGGCAAAACATATGCGCTGGTCACGGCCCCCAACTACCAGGAAGCTGTGGGCATACTCGGCCATGTGTTTATTTCAATGGTGGTTGTGGATTTCAATCTGTCACGGATCAAATGTACAGCACTGCTGGAACATGTACAGGAGCATTACCCGGATATCCCGGTAATTGCCCTGTCATCGACGCCTCTGGATCAAGAGGATCTGCCACGGAATATTTCTGCATCTTACATGGGAAGCCCCTTTGTTAGCAAAGACCTCCAGCAGATCATCGAAGCTGAAATCCGAAATCTGATCAGCGGCGGAACCATAAGCAACGTATCCCCCCCTTCCCTGGCCCAACTCCTGGAAATGGAGGGTAAATCCTGTATTTTACGAATTTTTGAAAAAAAGGCCAAAGCGGGCGGCCTGCTTGTGTTCCGGGCAGGTAAACTCATAGATTCGCGGTTCGGCGGTTTCAAGCCCATAGAAGCGGCCTGCAGAATCCTGGCCTGGGACGAAGCGGATATTTATATTCAAAACAAAGAATATCCGGTCGAGGACAGGATCAACCTGGACCTTAAATCCATCATTGTAAGATCCGTCCACATGAAAGATGAGGGCCAGACGGCAGTTGCACAGCAGCCCCCCCCAGCCGCACGGCAACCAAAGTCACAACCCAAAGAGGCTTTCCCCAAAAACCTCGGTAGTTTTCTGGACAAACACTTGGACAACCGCAGCGGAATTGTAAAAGTCGGATATGATGCCCATGCAGAAGAGCTGCTCCGGGATGTCCGCGACCTGGGGCCCCTTTTCGAACTCGGCCGGCTCAGGCTTATCTGTGCAGATGACGGCGCTGAAAACGGACTGTTTGTGGACGGACCGGTTCCCACAACAGTCACGCTCAGTGCCCAGAGCCCGTTGGAAAAAATAACCCTGTTGATCACCCGGTTTCTGGATATCATATGA